In the genome of Pelagibacterium nitratireducens, one region contains:
- a CDS encoding ABC transporter ATP-binding protein/permease translates to MAKAPRSTVSADEGALLSTIRNLWDYIWPADRPDLRMRALLAIGALLLAKVASTLVPFAYKGIIDTLDSSGPETAVLLGLSVPIILVVAYGIGQIVDTGFQQLRDILFASVGQNAVRQLAYRTFTHVHRLSLRFHLQRKTGGLSRVIERGTKGIETIVRFTMLNTAPTLVEFVIVGVIFGWLFGIAYVLVLASVVVLYMVFTVRASNWRIAIRRDMNESDTDANAKAIDSLLNFETVKYFGNEDLEATRFDKAMSGYERAAIRIWTSLGWLNFGQGVIFWIGMITLSVMSALGVMSGDLTVGDFVLLNTFMMQIYRPLNQIGFVYREIRQGLADIEAMFILLDQNPEIEDKPDANQLEISGPVLSFEDVYFHYDPDRPILKGVSFEVPAGKTIAVVGPSGAGKSTISRLIYRFYDVISGRVAIDGQDVRDVTQASLRAAIGMVPQDTVLFNDTIAYNIRYGRPDATDEEVREAARMAQIGDFIDSLPNGYETQVGERGLKLSGGEKQRVAIARTILKAPPILILDEATSALDTHTEREIQSALDTVARGRTTLVIAHRLSTVVDADEIIVLRDGVIAERGRHNELLASNGLYAQMWNRQREAAEASERLRAAQEDPDGFVVRKPSEQL, encoded by the coding sequence ATGGCCAAGGCGCCCAGATCAACCGTCAGCGCCGACGAAGGCGCTTTGCTTTCCACGATTCGCAACCTTTGGGACTATATATGGCCCGCCGATCGACCGGACCTGCGGATGCGGGCTTTACTTGCAATCGGCGCTCTGTTGCTGGCGAAGGTAGCGAGTACGCTGGTTCCGTTTGCCTATAAGGGTATCATCGACACGCTGGATAGTTCCGGGCCTGAAACCGCGGTCCTGCTCGGGCTCTCCGTGCCCATCATCCTCGTTGTTGCCTATGGCATCGGCCAGATCGTCGATACCGGATTCCAGCAATTGCGGGACATTCTGTTCGCCTCGGTGGGGCAGAATGCCGTGCGCCAGCTCGCCTACCGCACATTTACCCATGTGCACCGCCTTTCGCTGCGCTTTCATTTGCAGCGCAAGACCGGCGGGTTGAGCCGGGTCATCGAGCGCGGCACCAAGGGCATTGAGACCATAGTGCGTTTCACCATGCTCAACACGGCCCCGACGCTTGTCGAGTTCGTGATTGTCGGTGTGATCTTCGGCTGGCTGTTTGGCATCGCCTATGTGCTGGTCCTTGCCTCTGTCGTGGTTCTCTACATGGTTTTTACCGTGCGCGCTTCGAACTGGCGCATCGCCATCCGCCGGGACATGAACGAGAGTGATACGGACGCGAACGCCAAGGCGATTGACAGCCTGCTCAACTTCGAGACGGTCAAGTATTTCGGCAACGAGGATCTCGAGGCAACCCGTTTCGACAAGGCCATGTCCGGCTACGAGCGCGCCGCCATTCGCATCTGGACCTCGCTGGGCTGGCTCAATTTCGGGCAGGGGGTCATCTTCTGGATCGGGATGATTACCCTTTCGGTCATGTCAGCGCTTGGCGTGATGAGCGGCGATTTGACCGTGGGTGATTTCGTGCTCCTCAACACTTTCATGATGCAAATTTACAGGCCGCTCAACCAGATCGGATTTGTTTATCGCGAGATACGCCAGGGCCTGGCCGACATTGAAGCCATGTTCATTCTGCTCGATCAAAATCCGGAGATCGAGGACAAGCCGGACGCGAACCAGCTTGAAATCAGCGGGCCGGTCCTTTCTTTTGAGGACGTCTATTTCCACTACGACCCGGACCGTCCCATACTCAAGGGTGTGAGCTTTGAGGTGCCGGCGGGCAAGACCATCGCTGTCGTGGGGCCCTCGGGCGCGGGCAAGTCGACGATTTCGCGGCTGATCTATCGCTTTTACGATGTGATTTCAGGCCGGGTCGCGATCGATGGACAGGATGTCAGGGACGTGACCCAGGCTTCACTTCGTGCCGCTATTGGCATGGTGCCTCAGGATACCGTGTTGTTTAACGACACAATTGCCTACAACATTCGCTATGGCCGCCCCGACGCCACCGACGAGGAGGTGCGGGAGGCGGCGCGGATGGCGCAGATCGGCGATTTCATTGACAGTCTGCCTAATGGGTATGAAACGCAGGTTGGTGAGCGCGGCCTCAAGCTTTCGGGCGGCGAAAAACAGCGCGTGGCGATTGCCCGCACAATTCTCAAGGCGCCACCCATACTGATACTCGATGAGGCGACCTCGGCGCTTGATACCCATACCGAGCGCGAGATCCAGTCCGCGCTTGATACGGTCGCCAGGGGACGGACTACGCTTGTCATAGCGCATCGGTTGTCGACCGTCGTCGATGCCGACGAAATCATCGTGTTGCGCGATGGCGTGATCGCCGAGCGTGGCAGGCATAATGAGCTTCTGGCCAGCAATGGCCTTTATGCCCAGATGTGGAACCGCCAGCGTGAGGCCGCCGAAGCCAGCGAGCGTCTTCGGGCAGCTCAGGAAGATCCCGACGGGTTTGTCGTGCGAAAGCCTTCCGAACAGCTGTAG
- a CDS encoding LysM peptidoglycan-binding domain-containing protein, which yields MNETFFGGSAATTGDGETAQELASGPVEEQASSDAETSEAADAAGSQETATSVSEAVMPAFGLVRVEPDGSAVIAGSATPSGEVRIFANEDQIGAETAQTSGDFAFVTDAPLPTGGVELRILDVETDRFADTSVIVVVQDDRTSEPLVIASAPGEASEILQGLDNPTVAAAEQQAVPESPEPETSPETLAVAEADMESPQADPPAPNAAEPDVEMTADQDADGQTAADEALEVPVEAGNEQEESPASDIEANEAEPSQETAIAAPMTAPLQQAESVDEQSAPAPQEQPAPVPATTPMQDEETTSPDETAPQDEGDVVEDAPAPVAVAAADEPAPPAQEPVPSTEGQEPVPAARPANVTPPLAESDDAEVAVAAEEDAAVPAVELDSAPSGEEPSDGAAAAVSEPAEDLESPAPAQPAVAAPPQQTFAAPTIDAVEIDGDRNFFAGAGEDGLTVRLYVDNAIVGSTEVSDGRWLIEAIDVLDQENQRIRIDMLAEDGSVVGRAEVDFILELPEAVDEDIVVAEQRETETVGASPAQSQEADLSASGDVETPDAPEPVTSDAAEPPAPTAEPAQSAEPAETVEPTGSVEPAEPAETVEPAIPTLVGVSDGNRTATGLAIIRQGDNLWTIARRVYGEGIRYTQIFEANTDQIRNPDLIYPGQVFDLPGTDEVIGEADDAASSRQ from the coding sequence ATGAACGAGACGTTCTTTGGCGGATCGGCCGCGACAACTGGTGACGGCGAGACAGCACAGGAACTTGCCAGCGGCCCCGTGGAAGAGCAGGCATCATCTGATGCTGAGACCAGTGAAGCGGCGGATGCGGCGGGGAGCCAGGAGACAGCGACCAGCGTTTCAGAGGCTGTAATGCCCGCCTTCGGCCTCGTTCGTGTTGAACCCGACGGTTCCGCAGTGATTGCCGGCAGCGCGACGCCATCCGGCGAAGTCCGTATTTTTGCCAATGAGGACCAGATCGGGGCCGAGACGGCGCAGACCTCAGGCGACTTTGCCTTCGTGACCGACGCTCCGCTGCCGACGGGCGGTGTCGAACTGCGCATTCTCGATGTTGAAACGGACCGGTTTGCCGACACGTCGGTTATCGTTGTCGTTCAGGACGACCGAACCAGCGAACCTCTGGTCATCGCATCGGCGCCGGGCGAGGCGAGCGAAATATTGCAGGGGCTCGATAACCCGACGGTTGCAGCGGCCGAACAACAAGCTGTGCCGGAGTCGCCAGAGCCCGAAACAAGCCCGGAGACCCTAGCGGTTGCCGAAGCCGATATGGAAAGCCCGCAAGCCGATCCGCCCGCCCCGAATGCAGCGGAGCCGGACGTCGAAATGACTGCCGATCAGGACGCGGATGGCCAAACGGCAGCGGATGAAGCGCTTGAGGTTCCTGTTGAGGCGGGAAATGAGCAAGAGGAGAGCCCCGCTTCCGATATCGAAGCGAATGAGGCGGAACCCAGCCAGGAAACCGCAATTGCTGCGCCTATGACTGCCCCCCTACAGCAGGCTGAATCGGTTGATGAGCAGTCCGCCCCTGCGCCTCAGGAGCAGCCTGCTCCTGTGCCCGCCACCACACCGATGCAAGACGAAGAGACGACCTCGCCCGACGAAACAGCGCCTCAGGACGAAGGTGATGTTGTCGAGGATGCGCCGGCGCCTGTGGCTGTCGCCGCGGCGGATGAGCCTGCTCCACCGGCTCAAGAGCCGGTACCCTCGACCGAAGGTCAAGAGCCAGTGCCAGCCGCCCGGCCTGCCAATGTCACGCCGCCGCTGGCTGAATCCGATGATGCCGAGGTGGCGGTTGCAGCCGAAGAAGACGCTGCTGTACCGGCTGTCGAGCTCGATTCAGCGCCATCTGGCGAAGAGCCATCCGACGGAGCGGCAGCGGCTGTTTCAGAACCTGCTGAAGACCTCGAAAGTCCTGCCCCTGCGCAGCCAGCCGTCGCTGCGCCTCCTCAGCAGACATTTGCCGCACCGACCATCGACGCGGTGGAAATAGATGGGGATCGCAATTTCTTTGCCGGTGCGGGTGAGGATGGACTGACTGTTCGACTCTATGTCGATAACGCCATCGTGGGTTCGACCGAAGTCAGCGATGGCCGGTGGCTCATTGAAGCGATCGATGTACTCGATCAGGAAAACCAGCGCATTCGAATCGATATGCTTGCCGAGGATGGTTCGGTGGTTGGGCGTGCCGAGGTCGATTTCATCCTCGAACTTCCTGAGGCTGTTGACGAAGACATTGTCGTGGCTGAACAGCGCGAAACCGAGACCGTTGGCGCCAGCCCCGCGCAGAGCCAGGAAGCAGACCTGTCGGCCAGTGGGGATGTCGAGACGCCAGATGCTCCAGAACCCGTCACCTCCGACGCAGCAGAACCTCCCGCGCCAACGGCCGAACCGGCCCAGAGCGCGGAACCGGCTGAGACAGTCGAGCCGACGGGATCAGTCGAGCCCGCCGAACCTGCTGAAACGGTTGAACCTGCCATTCCGACATTGGTTGGCGTGAGCGACGGAAATCGAACGGCAACGGGATTGGCAATCATCCGGCAGGGCGACAATCTGTGGACCATCGCGCGTCGGGTCTATGGCGAAGGCATTCGATACACGCAGATATTCGAGGCCAACACCGACCAGATCCGCAATCCTGACCTTATCTATCCGGGTCAGGTCTTTGACCTCCCGGGCACCGATGAAGTCATCGGAGAGGCGGACGACGCCGCCTCCTCCCGGCAATGA
- a CDS encoding metalloregulator ArsR/SmtB family transcription factor yields the protein MHEDDIAILMRALGHPVRLEILRILAKRAENCCCNDVTDCLSLAQSTVSQHLKVLLDAGIIERRAQGTRNNYCVRTDRLTAFNRAVGDYVAGLDASGLLCDRQPAQAS from the coding sequence ATGCATGAAGACGATATTGCTATATTGATGCGGGCCTTGGGGCATCCTGTTCGGCTGGAGATTTTGCGTATCCTGGCGAAGCGCGCGGAAAACTGCTGCTGCAACGATGTGACCGACTGCCTTTCACTGGCGCAAAGCACCGTTTCCCAACACCTCAAGGTCTTGCTCGATGCAGGCATAATCGAACGCCGTGCACAGGGCACCCGCAACAATTATTGCGTTCGGACAGATCGGCTCACGGCGTTCAATCGGGCGGTGGGCGACTATGTCGCCGGGTTGGATGCGTCAGGCCTGCTCTGTGACCGCCAGCCGGCTCAAGCGTCCTGA